One window of the Salvia miltiorrhiza cultivar Shanhuang (shh) chromosome 6, IMPLAD_Smil_shh, whole genome shotgun sequence genome contains the following:
- the LOC130990075 gene encoding uncharacterized protein LOC130990075 produces MSAGAAGDGFHRGIFEGCISGRDMSIQRRPYHKNCKCALHKERGHCSHASRYNNVSYPIKRTWSEGCLLLMNVSSPTTGATSPCQSSPTFAAAAAQGDMTRTHTHLVLCKGEDEEVD; encoded by the coding sequence ATGTCGGCGGGTGCGGCCGGCGACGGTTTTCACCGAGGCATATTCGAGGGCTGCATCTCAGGCAGAGACATGAGCATCCAGCGGCGACCGTACCATAAGAATTGCAAGTGCGCCCTGCACAAAGAGCGCGGCCACTGCAGCCACGCCTCTCGATACAACAACGTCTCTTATCCGATTAAGAGGACCTGGAGCGAGGGCTGTTTGTTGTTGATGAATGTCTCCTCTCCGACCACCGGCGCCACCTCCCCGTGCCAGTCGTCGCCCACCTTCGCCGCGGCGGCGGCGCAGGGAGATATGACGAGGACGCATACGCATTTGGTCCTGTGCAAGGGGGAGGACGAAGAGGTcgattag
- the LOC130988136 gene encoding NAC domain-containing protein 79-like yields MEEEEEESSAVAEMPPGFRFHPTDLEIITHYLLNKVLDVRFRAQPIRDIHLNNFEPWDLPPKAAKMGENEWFFFFEKECKYPSGRRTNRATASGYWKSTGKDREIHNATKMVVGMKKTLVFYKGRAPKAHKTNWVIREYRLHGDFSAYNLSHHAKEKWVVCRVFHKKDVPVVDPPLPPLTDHYSSEKASLSFATDEIIKPSALNSCEDGLSWWSPNLTDKPNSRILYTGGNEIERLMEMATADCEKEISDGSNKACEGLCDILDMDSLWTY; encoded by the exons atggaagaagaagaagaagaatcatCAGCTGTGGCTGAGATGCCTCCGGGCTTCAGATTTCACCCCACCGATTTGGAGATTATAACTCACTATCTTCTCAACAAGGTCCTCGACGTCCGATTCCGAGCTCAACCTATCCGGGATATTCATCTCAACAACTTTGAACCTTGGGATTTGCCTC CTAAGGCGGCGAAGATGGGAGAAAATGAGTGGTTCTTCTTTTTCGAGAAGGAATGTAAGTACCCATCAGGAAGGAGAACGAATAGGGCAACAGCATCGGGATATTGGAAGTCAACTGGGAAAGATAGAGAGATACACAATGCCACCAAAATGGTTGTTGGTATGAAAAAAACGCTAGTTTTCTACAAAGGGAGGGCTCCTAAAGCCCACAAAACTAATTGGGTCATTCGCGAATACAGACTCCATGGAGACTTCTCTGCCTACAACCTCTCCCATCATGCAAAG GAAAAATGGGTTGTTTGCAGGGTTTTCCACAAGAAAGATGTTCCAGTCGTGGACCCGCCGCTGCCGCCATTGACAGACCACTATTCTTCTGAAAAAGCTAGTTTAAGTTTTGCAACTGATGAAATCATCAAACCATCAGCTTTGAATTCATGTGAAGATGGGCTGAGTTGGTGGTCGCCCAATCTCACTGATAAGCCGAATTCAAGGATTCTTTACACAGGTGGGAATGAGATTGAGAGGTTGATGGAAATGGCAACGGCTGACTGCGAGAAAGAGATCAGTGATGGTAGCAACAAGGCATGTGAAGGTCTGTGTGATATTTTGGATATGGATTCCTTGTGGACTTACTGA
- the LOC130988135 gene encoding peptidyl-prolyl cis-trans isomerase CYP28, chloroplastic, with amino-acid sequence MGCSATLNLPRNPISPHHHHHHHQQQQCLPLNRRSLLFLSGSLPLLTPLSTSAAAPDTTVTDRVFLDFSICPSYFQSRTLGESDLSLCAESEAVGRVVVGLYGNVVPITVANFKAMCSGSAGSSYKGTLVQKLLPGQYLMAGRQGRRDKGDVKPPVELIRNTETVDSKAFVLEHSRPGVVSLCLSENDDDDDVKLSPNYHNVEFLITTGPGPCPQLDSRNIVFGSVLEGMDVVRGIAAIPTYKPGERIRQYNDLAEFLGDGRAKSARAIWNRPLKTLYISDCGVIKVAKPTLSPTLP; translated from the exons ATGGGCTGCTCCGCCACTCTCAATCTCCCTCGAAACCCCATCTCacctcaccaccaccaccaccaccaccagcaGCAGCAGTGCCTCCCCCTGAACCGCCGGTCCCTCCTCTTCCTCTCCGGCAGCCTCCCACTCCTGACCCCCCTGAgcacctccgccgccgccccCGACACCACCGTGACCGACAGAGTATTCCTGGATTTCAGCATCTGCCCCTCCTACTTCCAGAGCCGCACCCTGGGCGAGTCGGACCTCTCCCTGTGCGCGGAGTCGGAGGCGGTGGGGCGCGTGGTGGTGGGCCTCTACGGCAACGTGGTCCCCATCACCGTGGCCAACTTCAAGGCCATGTGCAGCGGCTCGGCGGGGTCAAGCTACAAGGGCACTTTGGTCCAGAAATTGCTGCCGGGGCAGTACCTGATGGCGGGGCGGCAGGGGCGCCGTGACAAAGGAGATGTGAAGCCGCCGGTGGAGCTGATTAGGAACACCGAGACCGTTGATTCCAAGGCATTTGTGCTGGAGCACTCGAGGCCCGGTGTGGTCTCCTTGTGCTTGTCGGAAaatgacgatgacgatgatgtGAAGCTCAGCCCCAATTACCATAACGTCGAGTTCTTGATCACCACTGGGCCCGGCCCCTGCCCGCAGCTTGATAGCAGGAATATTGTGTTCGGCTCTGTGCTTGAAG GAATGGATGTGGTGAGAGGAATAGCGGCGATTCCGACATACAAACCAGGGGAAAGAATCCGACAGTACAACGATTTGGCGGAGTTTCTGGGAGATGGAAGAGCCAAAAGCGCACGTGCCATATGGAACAGGCCTCTTAAGACTCTCTACATTAGTGATTGCGGTGTAATCAAAGTTGCTAAGCCTACCCTTTCCCCTACTCTTCCCTGA